The following proteins come from a genomic window of Heptranchias perlo isolate sHepPer1 chromosome 14, sHepPer1.hap1, whole genome shotgun sequence:
- the LOC137332072 gene encoding platelet-derived growth factor receptor-like protein has protein sequence MKPGLVFVLLCLSVFLLELVECQKDEKVIKNAAKSKKQNVGKKLKPVTKKTKVKPKVKKVTVKEPARIFIMTQLLGQGMFRKPSDTLVVPAGEKLVLRCKGKHISWAYPSYLDEENDGRFSINHREKFSQLIVANSTGADTGEYSCWALDCDAQTCRKDDSKTGSTYVFFTDPRELFVPTNDYYEAVQLRTDKPTRLPCQVTNPLATVSLHREFPPEVIPVDGKLITFDVKKGFVVHKAMPLFAGTVYCVASYRGLMQSSTKYLLIFMNYPSAPPSATITASSSSVHVGVNFNLTCTALGETDIEVDFTWEFPGQQLGRPTYTRESQQPVYVDGQIRQSSRSVLLVDEGRPVDDGLYTCIAQNLQGRTTVSTRVTVLPHTSPGQT, from the exons atGAAGCCGGGGTTAGTTTTCGTGCTGCTTTGTCTGAGTGTTTTTCTGCTAGAACTCG TGGAATGCCAGAAGGATGAAAAGGTCATCAAGAACGCCGCCAAGAGTAAAAAGCAAAATGTTGGGAAGAAACTTAAACCCGTCACCAAAAAGACCAAAGTCAAACCGAAAGTGAAGAAGGTGACAGTCAAGGAGCCTGCAAGGATCTTCATAATGACTCAGCTACTGGGACAAGGCATGTTCCGGAAACCATCCGATACTTTGGTGGTTCCTGCTGGGGAGAAGCTTGTACTGCGCTGCAAAGGGAAACACATCAGTTGGGCGTACCCCAGTTATCTAGACGAGGAAAATGATGGCAGATTCAG CATTAATCATCGTGAAAAGTTTAGCCAGCTGATAGTAGCGAATAGCACAGGAGCTGATACTGGTGAATACAGCTGCTGGGCGTTGGACTGTGACGCCCAGACCTGCAGAAAGGACGACTCCAAAACTGGCAGCACCTACGTCTTCTTCACTG atccaCGTGAACTGTTTGTGCCCACGAACGATTACTATGAAGCCGTTCAGCTTCGCACAGACAAGCCCACAAGGTTACCGTGCCAAGTAACAAACCCTCTGGCCACGGTATCTCTGCACCGGGAATTTCCACCAGAGGTGATTCCAGTGGATGGGAAATTAATCACATTTGATGTGAAGAAAGGCTTTGTTGTCCACAAGGCCATGCCATTGTTTGCTGGCACAGTGTATTGTGTGGCAAGTTATCGGGGGCTAATGCAGAGTTCCACAAAATATCTCCTCATATTTATGAATT aTCCATCTGCACCTCCATCAGCTACAATCACAGCCTCTTCTAGCTCCGTACATGTGGGCGTAAACTTTAATTTAACATGTACAGCTCTTGGAGAAACTGATATAGAGGTGGACTTCACTTGGGAATTCCCTGGCCAGCAG CTGGGAAGACCAACCTATACCAGGGAAAGCCAGCAGCCCGTATATGTTGATGGCCAGATACGCCAATCGTCTCGAAGCGTACTTCTAGTGGATGAGGGGCGTCCTGTCGACGATGGGCTCTACACGTGTATTGCTCAGAACCTGCAGGGGAGAACCACGGTGTCCACTCGTGTAACTGTGCTTCCACACACAAGTCCTGGTCAAACATAA